From Paenibacillus sp. PK3_47, the proteins below share one genomic window:
- a CDS encoding glycosyltransferase yields MNRFTGSVITQQMYTRERRGVYRATEGFDTVAKSESLDNNFVKKILHPFCLYDAPAELAARGEKNEELYPAALHLFHTEANDTVIGQSRYLAADFTGQRSAFFAHNFVVPPIRSEEIVEDYGKWLHADFAGSYDGEPGGTLPELGDIPVRRGEGRADPLSVLKSLGFGEETFKAVLQAVMTSVAGKKKIYVALDVPVMELSQRAVELTEVIYSVLPYDFRRRLGVITYANEPKSRKYIHLTFVEKGSLRQGDRSIERDFTFDMASGRILNADFGGQSQPFAELAWKTLERKGSLEDFARFADSLLPGESTERKLSLALYNELAVFYEIEQGDENLYTGNKQAVLSGLLSYLKPEGALVSRVRLNDMFLERFDREYDLIRSKGIPQPEIMESFKEYFVLKGHNYRVKIVEYFINGMLNCSSAGREDALASAYNIIESDDELSSAFFKRVLAQPVFRSKLLEPYLETRLASAARTSDILRFVTHWGRFLPEALQLSFVRDAVKDYLLEKLQRDKDPVGAVAAIDEAVDKAEKERRRGGGTHPEALALLQELKVAAERFLLNRVSLDELTQEQLLDISFLQYRDITDWQPPLDSISRQKANALRAAYRWFGEENPDEKIFAGLTPKELDDVQLLGRRWLKETLYIEPFERLPLAFYHSADREGGPLDYEALMDLVVRKAGNSKETVYRFFAWSQDSRLFTVSNKKLHPAYRKAVLKYFLNKDRDAFKSREFRKNYMSSAGPALQNVYNEARSKLASPLARWISRSRFQLLISGSILGIVLIGIIVAVSLLRPDSKEAALPAASPSPSAAAAFAPAAVYLGSEGAEGTGSRLVFSFADAEECTAFNPAVISVTASGGDAVAYDVTAIERGGCPVQSPEAGAAGDDGGGNAAAADAAGEESGAAENAPAEGEGGAAEDAPAEGDSGAAENAAAEGDGGAGENAAAEGDGGAAENAPAANTGTAPYTVNALLEAGASVAVGDMITAGKYSLMLEASPGSTPPSATPSAADTDADTGSPEPSAEASADAEAE; encoded by the coding sequence GTGAACAGATTTACAGGGTCCGTAATCACCCAGCAGATGTACACCCGCGAACGGCGGGGGGTTTACCGGGCAACAGAAGGATTTGATACGGTAGCGAAGTCGGAGAGTCTGGACAATAATTTTGTCAAAAAAATTCTGCATCCCTTCTGTCTTTACGATGCGCCGGCAGAGCTTGCGGCACGCGGCGAGAAGAATGAGGAGCTGTATCCGGCTGCGCTGCACCTGTTCCACACGGAAGCCAATGACACCGTCATCGGCCAGAGCCGCTATCTGGCGGCGGATTTTACCGGACAGCGGAGCGCTTTTTTCGCCCATAACTTTGTAGTGCCGCCCATCCGTTCAGAGGAGATTGTGGAGGATTACGGGAAGTGGCTGCATGCCGATTTTGCCGGAAGCTATGACGGAGAGCCTGGCGGGACTTTGCCGGAGCTTGGAGACATTCCTGTGCGCCGGGGTGAAGGCAGAGCTGATCCGCTGAGTGTGCTGAAGTCGCTCGGATTCGGGGAAGAAACGTTCAAAGCGGTGCTGCAGGCGGTCATGACCTCGGTGGCGGGCAAGAAAAAAATATATGTGGCTCTCGACGTTCCTGTCATGGAGCTGTCACAGCGTGCAGTGGAACTGACGGAAGTAATCTACAGTGTGCTGCCCTATGATTTCCGCCGCAGGCTGGGTGTAATCACCTACGCCAATGAGCCGAAAAGCCGCAAATATATTCATCTTACCTTTGTTGAGAAGGGTTCCCTGCGCCAAGGCGACCGGAGTATCGAGAGAGACTTCACCTTTGATATGGCTTCAGGCCGGATTTTGAACGCGGACTTTGGCGGGCAGAGTCAGCCTTTTGCCGAACTTGCCTGGAAGACGCTGGAGCGTAAGGGGAGCCTGGAGGACTTTGCGAGATTTGCTGATTCACTGCTGCCCGGAGAGAGCACGGAACGTAAGCTGTCGCTTGCGCTCTATAATGAGCTGGCGGTATTTTATGAAATTGAACAGGGAGATGAAAACCTCTATACCGGGAACAAACAGGCTGTTCTGAGCGGGCTGCTGTCCTATCTTAAGCCGGAGGGGGCGCTGGTGTCGCGTGTGCGGCTGAACGATATGTTCCTGGAGCGGTTTGACCGCGAGTATGACCTGATCCGCAGCAAAGGCATTCCGCAGCCGGAGATTATGGAGAGCTTCAAGGAATATTTTGTGCTGAAGGGCCATAATTACCGGGTCAAAATCGTCGAATACTTCATCAACGGGATGCTGAACTGCAGCTCTGCCGGCCGTGAGGATGCACTCGCTTCAGCTTACAATATTATTGAGAGTGATGATGAACTGAGCAGCGCATTCTTCAAAAGAGTGCTGGCCCAGCCTGTCTTCCGCAGCAAGCTGCTTGAACCGTATTTGGAGACGAGGCTGGCTTCAGCGGCCAGAACATCCGATATTCTGCGGTTTGTCACCCACTGGGGACGGTTTCTGCCTGAGGCGCTGCAGCTGTCTTTTGTGCGTGATGCGGTCAAGGATTATCTGCTGGAGAAGCTGCAGCGGGATAAGGACCCTGTGGGTGCAGTTGCTGCCATAGACGAAGCAGTGGACAAGGCGGAAAAAGAACGGCGCAGAGGCGGCGGGACACATCCCGAGGCGCTGGCGCTGCTGCAGGAGCTTAAGGTTGCTGCGGAACGTTTTCTGCTGAACCGGGTATCTCTGGATGAGCTGACCCAGGAGCAGCTGCTCGATATTTCGTTCCTGCAGTACCGGGACATCACCGACTGGCAGCCGCCGCTAGACTCCATCAGCAGGCAAAAAGCTAATGCGCTCCGTGCCGCTTACCGCTGGTTCGGGGAGGAGAATCCGGATGAGAAGATTTTTGCCGGACTTACGCCCAAAGAGCTCGATGATGTACAGCTGCTGGGACGGCGCTGGCTGAAGGAAACGCTGTATATCGAGCCGTTCGAACGGCTTCCGCTGGCGTTTTATCACAGTGCTGACCGCGAGGGCGGTCCGCTTGATTATGAGGCGCTGATGGATCTGGTGGTCCGCAAAGCGGGGAACAGCAAGGAGACGGTCTACCGCTTCTTCGCCTGGTCACAAGACAGCCGCCTGTTCACGGTGTCGAACAAGAAGCTGCATCCGGCGTACCGCAAGGCGGTGCTCAAGTATTTCCTGAACAAAGACCGCGATGCATTCAAAAGCCGCGAATTCCGCAAAAACTACATGTCATCCGCAGGGCCTGCCCTGCAAAATGTATACAACGAGGCCCGCTCCAAGCTGGCTTCGCCGCTGGCGCGGTGGATCAGCCGCAGCCGATTTCAGCTCCTGATCTCCGGCTCCATCCTGGGGATCGTGCTGATCGGCATCATTGTGGCGGTCAGCCTGCTGCGCCCGGACAGCAAGGAGGCCGCTCTGCCGGCGGCCAGTCCGTCGCCGTCCGCTGCGGCCGCGTTTGCCCCCGCTGCCGTGTATCTCGGCAGCGAAGGGGCGGAGGGGACCGGCAGCCGGCTGGTGTTCTCCTTTGCCGACGCTGAGGAATGCACCGCCTTTAACCCGGCGGTGATTAGTGTAACGGCCTCCGGCGGGGACGCGGTGGCCTACGATGTTACGGCGATTGAACGGGGCGGCTGTCCCGTTCAATCGCCGGAGGCTGGAGCCGCCGGGGATGACGGCGGCGGAAACGCGGCTGCGGCGGATGCAGCCGGGGAAGAGAGCGGCGCGGCGGAGAACGCGCCTGCCGAGGGCGAGGGCGGCGCAGCGGAGGACGCGCCTGCCGAGGGCGATAGCGGCGCGGCGGAGAACGCGGCCGCTGAAGGTGATGGCGGCGCGGGGGAGAACGCGGCCGCTGAGGGTGATGGCGGCGCGGCAGAGAACGCGCCTGCCGCCAACACAGGCACGGCTCCGTACACCGTCAACGCGCTGCTTGAAGCGGGAGCCAGCGTTGCGGTAGGTGATATGATCACCGCCGGAAAGTACTCGCTGATGCTCGAAGCAAGTCCTGGCAGTACGCCGCCGTCAGCTACTCCGTCAGCTGCTGATACGGATGCTGATACAGGCAGCCCTGAGCCTTCCGCTGAAGCAAGTGCGGATGCGGAAGCTGAGTAA
- a CDS encoding DUF4430 domain-containing protein, with protein MSKQMKRRLVYPLFLLLAALLVAGCASGGRESADEGRNNTVSNEKSATQSPQPEAAATGSPAGSETAAASTAEPAAPDNAAASAAPGTPAPEASAAPAATAAPAGSAAPAAASPDAANPVAKTAAPAVSAPAKPDSGKSPAVAPKPAATAKPAATVNPAAITKPAATAKPAAAAKPPAATAAPTQPAAAAKPAEQASTVTLSITGDEEHGTILAAAAYELEEGDTVLELLKRITRKNKIQMEYKGAKSFAYVEGIDNLYEFDRGAESGWMYSVNGEFPGKGAGTYTLNPGDTIEWLYTLDLGKDLGAKAP; from the coding sequence ATGTCCAAACAAATGAAACGCCGGCTGGTCTATCCGCTGTTTCTGCTGCTTGCCGCCCTGCTTGTTGCAGGCTGTGCTTCCGGCGGACGGGAATCAGCAGACGAAGGCCGGAACAATACGGTAAGTAATGAGAAGTCTGCCACGCAAAGCCCGCAGCCGGAAGCCGCTGCTACAGGCTCACCGGCTGGCAGCGAAACTGCAGCCGCCTCCACTGCAGAGCCCGCGGCTCCAGATAATGCAGCAGCATCTGCTGCACCGGGCACACCGGCGCCCGAAGCAAGCGCAGCACCGGCTGCAACAGCCGCCCCAGCAGGCAGCGCAGCTCCGGCAGCGGCTTCGCCGGATGCAGCGAACCCCGTGGCAAAGACTGCTGCGCCTGCAGTGTCCGCGCCGGCCAAGCCGGACAGCGGCAAAAGCCCGGCAGTGGCTCCCAAGCCTGCCGCCACGGCCAAGCCAGCGGCTACTGTTAATCCAGCCGCTATCACGAAACCTGCCGCCACGGCCAAGCCTGCCGCTGCCGCCAAGCCGCCGGCGGCAACTGCAGCTCCAACGCAGCCGGCAGCAGCTGCAAAGCCGGCTGAGCAGGCCAGCACCGTTACACTCTCCATTACCGGAGATGAGGAGCACGGGACAATTTTGGCAGCGGCAGCGTATGAGCTGGAGGAAGGCGATACCGTGCTTGAACTCCTGAAGCGCATTACCCGCAAGAACAAAATTCAGATGGAATACAAGGGTGCCAAAAGCTTTGCCTATGTCGAAGGGATTGATAACCTGTACGAGTTTGACCGCGGCGCGGAAAGCGGCTGGATGTACAGTGTCAACGGCGAGTTTCCGGGCAAAGGCGCAGGGACCTATACCCTGAATCCCGGAGATACTATTGAATGGTTGTATACGCTGGATCTGGGCAAGGATCTGGGAGCGAAAGCTCCATGA
- a CDS encoding vWA domain-containing protein, with the protein MQRKINWLLLCFSLLGGGIAFVLGELLLGSRPYDLPSIVLVGIYFAIVALGVGLGCLLAEMISPRLNGQSWKQRYLGLSWKLLPLTLVMLFAVGTLMEFVYELNFGGVKPVKDVVMVIDDSGSMLQSDPGNSRYAAAKSLVQQMDEDNQVAVVTFSNDAAVVQPLTSLSNTENREQVSAVIDGLQTTEGGTNISGALTEAMNVMSSDNRTSRGSMVILLSDGFSQLDTSRELSEYVNRGIQVNTIGLALDDPSGSVLLQDIARVTGGQYYDVTDANLLGDVFKQIYDRLGDRTLLTERTDATADSPYYAIVRILALMLIGAALGLGLGIIFDNRHLAKSFGIGGIVSGLLAGLILEFGLNGHSFWDAMDRLLALLVLAAVIALFTFVIPVGEGRLSRRGRRNESTAAPSSDGFHSPRRNRGSKGF; encoded by the coding sequence ATGCAGCGAAAAATCAACTGGCTTCTGCTCTGCTTCAGCCTGCTGGGCGGCGGGATTGCCTTTGTGCTCGGCGAACTGCTGCTGGGCAGCAGGCCTTATGATCTGCCGTCAATTGTGCTTGTGGGCATTTATTTTGCCATCGTTGCGCTTGGAGTGGGACTGGGCTGTCTGCTGGCGGAGATGATCTCCCCGAGACTGAACGGCCAATCGTGGAAGCAGCGGTACCTGGGGTTGTCCTGGAAGCTGCTGCCGCTGACCCTGGTGATGCTGTTCGCTGTCGGTACGCTGATGGAGTTTGTGTATGAGCTGAACTTCGGCGGTGTGAAGCCGGTCAAGGACGTGGTTATGGTCATTGATGACTCCGGCAGCATGCTGCAGAGCGATCCTGGCAACAGCCGGTATGCGGCAGCCAAGTCGCTCGTCCAGCAGATGGACGAGGACAACCAGGTAGCCGTAGTTACTTTCAGCAATGATGCTGCGGTTGTCCAGCCGCTTACCTCCCTGTCGAACACAGAGAACCGTGAGCAGGTATCCGCTGTTATTGACGGCCTGCAGACGACTGAAGGCGGTACGAATATCAGCGGTGCGCTTACAGAAGCGATGAATGTTATGAGCAGTGATAACAGAACGAGCCGAGGTTCAATGGTTATCCTGCTGTCGGACGGCTTCAGCCAGCTGGATACCTCGCGGGAATTATCGGAGTATGTGAACCGCGGTATTCAGGTCAATACGATCGGCCTGGCTCTGGATGACCCTTCCGGGTCAGTACTGTTGCAGGATATCGCCAGAGTGACCGGCGGGCAGTATTATGATGTTACGGATGCCAACCTGCTAGGCGATGTGTTTAAGCAAATTTATGACCGTCTGGGGGACCGCACACTGCTCACAGAACGCACCGATGCGACAGCAGACAGTCCTTATTATGCTATAGTCCGTATTTTGGCGCTGATGCTGATCGGTGCTGCGCTTGGCCTGGGCCTGGGCATCATCTTCGATAACCGCCATCTTGCCAAAAGCTTCGGCATCGGCGGCATAGTCTCCGGCCTGCTGGCAGGACTCATTCTTGAATTCGGACTGAACGGCCATTCCTTCTGGGATGCCATGGACCGCCTGCTGGCTCTCCTGGTATTGGCTGCAGTCATTGCCTTGTTTACCTTTGTCATCCCCGTAGGGGAAGGACGCCTCTCCCGCAGGGGCCGCAGAAACGAGTCAACAGCTGCACCCTCCTCTGACGGATTCCATTCGCCGCGCAGAAACCGGGGCAGCAAGGGATTTTAA
- a CDS encoding beta-mannanase yields MRYAQQPSAASAITEVVSRVEDRLCTLRWRWPDGVQAVYIHKAPAETQDHGGAPPQGLKLYTREEYKANNGYRDRLDDIGLVAYTVYARTSEDGDTVLVHQTDGANRTVVSAGKARIYYSIVQKKALFGKQKTVHMTITAEVPVPKEVLCYVKKRGGHPSAKDDGVLFPFVQDFPAGRCALPPIEIGKEDFVRIFFTDGPKYGLYYELVPE; encoded by the coding sequence ATGAGGTACGCCCAGCAGCCTTCCGCCGCTTCCGCAATTACGGAGGTGGTGTCCCGGGTGGAGGACCGGCTCTGTACGCTGCGCTGGCGCTGGCCGGACGGCGTACAGGCGGTATACATCCATAAAGCCCCGGCAGAGACGCAGGATCACGGAGGGGCACCTCCCCAGGGACTAAAGCTGTACACCCGGGAGGAATACAAAGCGAATAACGGGTACCGCGACCGGCTGGATGATATCGGGCTGGTGGCGTATACAGTCTATGCCCGGACCAGCGAAGACGGTGACACGGTTCTGGTGCACCAGACGGACGGCGCCAACCGTACGGTTGTCAGTGCAGGCAAGGCGCGGATTTACTATTCCATCGTGCAGAAAAAGGCGCTGTTCGGCAAGCAGAAGACTGTACATATGACGATTACAGCCGAAGTGCCGGTACCGAAAGAAGTGCTCTGCTATGTCAAAAAACGCGGCGGCCATCCGTCAGCCAAAGACGACGGTGTGCTGTTCCCGTTCGTTCAGGACTTCCCCGCCGGACGGTGTGCGCTTCCGCCGATTGAGATCGGCAAAGAGGACTTTGTGCGGATTTTTTTCACCGATGGGCCAAAGTACGGGTTGTATTATGAGCTTGTGCCGGAGTAA
- a CDS encoding S-layer homology domain-containing protein — MMKTILSAKSFVLGLALLLVISTLGSAFVPAGQAFAAETALAAADTGATDVSAADAPQITVSEAIEDTVKLILNSGVKSDWEAIGITRAGYQVPGSYLQVLENTVQTEGRLSKVTDYARTVLAITALGGDAANFAGSGSAAGYNLLEKLYNSDKMSSETVNGPVYALLALDSGSYTIPDGAKWTRTALVDEILKQQKDDGGFALFGSAGDPDITAMTLTALAPYQDKPEVKTAGEKAVQWLSSRQDANGGYGGSSESVAQAIIALTSNGIDPTGERFTKNGTDLVGRLMSFFVQGGGFSHTPGAAANSQATEQGLQALVAYNLLGGSGKLYDFPKPAQPEEPSAVNVALSVEGPQGTVAEGKLTALNALDALKQLTAARNIPLDITVYPFGSMVDGINGIKGGTYGGGYWTFLVHRGGEWVYPELGMDSYPLKEADRILIYFGGMNTPVVDSVTISSPQPEPDEKFTVAVTQKHWVTDDVTYATSTVTSPAAGVQVTAGGISVTTNDQGVAVFESGLPAGDYELAVTAYAEGKTPAIVKHKQALKVGVAVHLSVEGPQGTVAEGKLTAINALDALKQLTAARNIPLDITVYPFGSMVDGINGIKGGTYGGGYWTFLVHRGGEWMYPELGMDSYPLKEADRILIYFGGMNTPVVDSVTISSPQPEPGEKFTVAVTQKRWVSDDVTFVTSAVTSPAAGVQVSAGNLSVTTNDQGVAVFESGLPAGTHQLAVTGYVPDSTPSVVRYAQQLVVSSPSVTPVQASATISVIGDSSKGTILPSTNVVLNPGETAYSLLVRQLGSKVVASGSGDGLYVRSIDGLGEFDRGPQSGWMYLVNGTDPKSSAGSYKLQNGDVLTWRYTTNLGTDVGAAPAGNTGSGSGSTASTVSITSGNTLPLQQVGQTTSVTNAGNPMTAAAAAALRQKLAGNQVAMEQEVTPAAASVLKDNGSEVQLQLPAGSVSGTVKIRVQEMKSERSELVSGLYEFTPDGTKFLKEAELSVTIPVTALHPANLALAWLDETSGQWIPVPSVLDVSTGFITGKISHFTKYAVVDRSKFEPEQEKLKSDIAATAKAVTALGEISDWQAVGLARTGNAVPADYLNGVAEQLDASQGEFRKVTDYERLVLAVAAAGGDPRSIGGYNLIEKIYNNKAMVNQGSNGLIFALIALDSGAYNVPADAQWTRERLIKTLLDMQSTSGGFPLTTGGTDDVDITAMAVTALSSHMGQAEVKAAADKAITWLSQQQLENGGFKLAGAESSESTAQVIIALSAAGTGPNDLRFVKAKGGLLSHLASFRQADGSYVHVSGEAVNGLATEQALLALAAYDRFLSGEPKLFSIAPAASGNVIFTDERLISSWALDSVRKAYDTGLMKGVSTDSLVFAPKKNITRAEFAALLLRLTDNSPSSASAAPVFGDVKADAWYYGAVLKAKELGIISGVTGNSFNPDGVITRQDMAVMISRAFKLETGTAAAGAAKFTDDKRISSYARNAVYAVNESGYMTGSGGAFDPSAHVTREMAAVVAVRLP, encoded by the coding sequence ATGATGAAGACGATTCTTTCTGCCAAGTCCTTTGTGCTTGGTCTGGCATTATTGCTGGTTATTTCAACGTTGGGTTCGGCTTTTGTTCCGGCAGGACAGGCTTTTGCTGCTGAGACAGCCCTAGCGGCAGCAGACACTGGTGCGACAGATGTATCTGCAGCCGACGCTCCCCAAATCACTGTATCCGAAGCTATAGAAGACACCGTCAAGCTTATCCTAAACAGCGGTGTGAAGTCCGACTGGGAGGCGATCGGGATAACCCGGGCCGGATACCAGGTGCCGGGGAGCTATCTCCAAGTGTTGGAGAACACAGTACAGACTGAAGGCAGACTTAGCAAAGTTACCGATTATGCCCGGACCGTACTTGCCATAACAGCTCTTGGCGGTGATGCGGCGAATTTCGCCGGCAGCGGTTCTGCAGCAGGGTACAACCTGTTGGAGAAGCTGTATAACAGCGACAAAATGAGCAGTGAGACGGTGAACGGACCCGTGTATGCACTGCTTGCGCTTGATTCCGGCAGCTATACTATTCCGGACGGTGCCAAGTGGACACGCACAGCGCTGGTAGACGAGATTCTGAAACAACAAAAAGATGATGGCGGTTTTGCCCTGTTCGGCTCGGCCGGAGATCCTGATATAACGGCGATGACCCTGACAGCGTTGGCGCCGTACCAAGATAAGCCTGAAGTGAAGACAGCCGGTGAAAAAGCTGTACAATGGCTATCCTCCCGTCAAGATGCCAACGGTGGCTACGGCGGCAGCAGTGAAAGTGTTGCCCAGGCTATTATCGCGCTCACTTCCAACGGAATTGATCCAACAGGGGAACGTTTTACTAAGAATGGAACCGACCTTGTAGGAAGATTAATGAGCTTCTTCGTGCAAGGCGGCGGTTTTTCACATACCCCAGGTGCTGCTGCTAATTCACAGGCAACCGAGCAGGGCCTGCAGGCCCTCGTTGCCTACAATCTGCTCGGCGGCAGCGGCAAGCTGTATGACTTCCCTAAGCCTGCGCAGCCTGAAGAACCCTCTGCCGTTAATGTGGCGCTGTCTGTTGAAGGACCGCAGGGAACAGTGGCAGAAGGCAAACTAACGGCCCTCAATGCTCTGGATGCGCTGAAACAGCTCACGGCGGCCCGCAATATTCCGCTTGATATTACTGTATATCCGTTTGGCAGTATGGTTGATGGAATTAACGGGATTAAGGGCGGCACTTACGGCGGCGGCTACTGGACTTTTCTTGTCCATCGAGGCGGGGAATGGGTGTATCCTGAATTAGGGATGGATTCCTATCCGCTTAAGGAAGCGGACCGTATTCTGATCTATTTTGGCGGAATGAATACCCCGGTGGTAGATTCAGTCACCATCAGCAGCCCGCAGCCTGAGCCAGACGAGAAATTTACAGTTGCAGTAACACAAAAACATTGGGTAACCGATGATGTGACATATGCTACTAGTACGGTTACATCCCCGGCAGCAGGCGTTCAAGTCACTGCAGGCGGCATCAGCGTAACTACAAATGATCAAGGCGTTGCTGTTTTTGAATCAGGTCTGCCGGCAGGAGATTACGAATTGGCCGTCACTGCTTATGCGGAAGGCAAAACTCCGGCAATTGTTAAACATAAGCAAGCATTGAAGGTAGGTGTAGCAGTTCACCTGTCTGTTGAAGGACCGCAGGGAACAGTGGCAGAAGGCAAGCTAACGGCCATCAATGCTCTGGATGCGCTGAAACAGCTCACGGCGGCCCGCAATATCCCGCTCGATATTACTGTATATCCGTTTGGCAGTATGGTTGACGGAATTAACGGGATTAAGGGCGGCACTTACGGCGGCGGCTATTGGACTTTTCTTGTCCATCGAGGCGGAGAATGGATGTATCCTGAATTAGGGATGGATTCCTATCCGCTTAAGGAAGCGGACCGTATTCTGATCTATTTTGGCGGAATGAATACCCCGGTGGTAGATTCAGTCACCATCAGCAGCCCGCAGCCTGAGCCAGGCGAGAAATTTACAGTTGCAGTTACACAAAAACGTTGGGTATCCGATGATGTAACATTTGTTACTAGTGCGGTCACATCACCTGCAGCAGGCGTTCAAGTTTCTGCAGGCAACCTCAGCGTAACTACCAATGATCAGGGCGTTGCTGTTTTTGAATCAGGCCTGCCGGCAGGTACCCACCAGCTTGCGGTAACCGGTTATGTTCCTGACAGTACACCGAGCGTAGTACGTTACGCACAGCAATTGGTTGTTTCCTCTCCGTCAGTAACCCCGGTGCAGGCTTCGGCAACGATTTCGGTTATCGGAGACAGCAGTAAGGGAACGATTCTGCCGAGTACAAATGTCGTCCTGAATCCGGGAGAAACGGCATACAGCCTGCTTGTCCGTCAGCTGGGCAGCAAAGTTGTTGCTTCGGGAAGCGGAGATGGCCTGTATGTACGTTCAATTGACGGCCTGGGCGAGTTTGACCGCGGGCCGCAGAGCGGATGGATGTACCTGGTCAACGGCACAGATCCAAAATCCAGCGCCGGAAGCTACAAGCTTCAGAACGGTGATGTGCTCACATGGCGTTATACGACAAATCTGGGGACAGATGTGGGCGCGGCACCTGCAGGCAATACGGGCAGCGGCTCCGGCAGCACAGCAAGTACTGTGAGCATCACTTCCGGGAATACCCTGCCGCTCCAGCAGGTGGGACAGACAACCTCTGTAACCAATGCCGGTAATCCGATGACTGCTGCAGCCGCAGCGGCGCTCCGCCAGAAGCTGGCGGGCAATCAGGTAGCTATGGAGCAGGAGGTAACCCCGGCAGCTGCTTCTGTACTGAAGGATAACGGCAGTGAAGTGCAGCTTCAGCTGCCTGCCGGATCTGTATCCGGTACAGTCAAGATCCGGGTGCAGGAGATGAAGTCAGAACGTTCCGAACTGGTATCGGGATTGTATGAATTTACTCCAGACGGAACCAAGTTCCTGAAGGAGGCAGAACTGTCGGTAACGATTCCGGTTACGGCGCTCCATCCGGCCAACCTGGCTTTGGCCTGGCTGGATGAAACCAGCGGACAGTGGATTCCGGTTCCTTCCGTACTGGATGTCTCAACAGGCTTCATTACCGGCAAAATTAGCCACTTTACCAAATACGCCGTAGTGGACCGCAGCAAATTCGAGCCGGAGCAGGAGAAGCTCAAGAGCGATATCGCAGCCACTGCCAAAGCGGTTACCGCGCTTGGCGAAATCAGTGACTGGCAGGCTGTCGGGCTTGCACGTACAGGAAATGCTGTACCTGCGGACTATCTGAACGGAGTAGCAGAGCAGCTTGATGCAAGCCAGGGCGAGTTCCGCAAGGTTACGGATTACGAGCGTCTGGTGCTGGCTGTAGCTGCAGCAGGCGGGGATCCGCGTTCGATCGGCGGGTACAACCTGATTGAGAAAATCTATAATAACAAGGCTATGGTGAACCAGGGCAGCAACGGACTTATTTTTGCCCTGATTGCACTCGACAGCGGGGCATACAATGTGCCTGCTGATGCGCAGTGGACCAGAGAACGCCTGATCAAGACGCTGCTGGACATGCAGAGCACAAGCGGCGGCTTCCCGCTGACAACAGGCGGAACCGATGATGTGGATATCACTGCAATGGCAGTGACCGCGCTGTCGTCGCATATGGGGCAGGCGGAAGTAAAGGCTGCTGCAGACAAAGCCATCACCTGGCTGTCACAGCAGCAGCTTGAGAACGGCGGCTTCAAGCTGGCCGGAGCAGAGAGCAGCGAGAGTACCGCCCAAGTCATTATTGCCCTTAGCGCAGCGGGAACCGGTCCTAACGACTTGCGGTTTGTAAAGGCAAAGGGCGGACTGCTAAGTCACCTGGCCTCATTCAGACAAGCTGACGGCAGCTATGTTCATGTATCCGGCGAAGCCGTCAACGGCCTGGCTACCGAGCAGGCACTGCTGGCACTAGCCGCTTATGACCGCTTCCTGAGCGGTGAGCCCAAGCTGTTCAGCATCGCACCGGCAGCTTCAGGCAATGTAATCTTTACCGATGAGCGTCTCATTTCTTCCTGGGCGCTGGATTCTGTCCGCAAGGCGTATGATACCGGCCTGATGAAGGGCGTCAGCACGGACAGCCTGGTCTTTGCACCGAAGAAGAATATTACCCGGGCTGAATTCGCTGCCCTGCTGCTGCGCCTGACAGACAATTCCCCGTCTTCGGCATCAGCAGCTCCGGTCTTTGGCGACGTGAAGGCTGACGCGTGGTATTATGGAGCTGTGCTTAAGGCAAAAGAGCTGGGAATCATCAGCGGTGTAACCGGGAACAGCTTCAATCCGGACGGTGTAATTACCCGCCAGGATATGGCGGTGATGATCTCCAGAGCGTTCAAGCTGGAGACTGGAACTGCTGCCGCAGGAGCTGCGAAGTTTACCGATGACAAGCGGATCAGCAGCTATGCACGGAATGCCGTTTATGCGGTGAATGAGTCAGGTTATATGACCGGCTCAGGCGGAGCATTTGATCCTTCGGCGCATGTTACAAGAGAAATGGCTGCGGTTGTAGCCGTCAGATTGCCATAG